The Mesobacillus jeotgali genome window below encodes:
- the motB gene encoding flagellar motor protein MotB translates to MSRRRKKKHHDEHMDESWLIPYADLLTLLLALFIVLFAMSSVDAVKFQQLSKAFNDVFAGGTGVFEFQSPMPEGQMESPDERKEDVEKNDEEKADMAKDQMELLAIQQKVNSYIEDKKLTDKLDTKLTDEGLLLTIRDNVLFESGRAEVRTTDINIANEIADLLVMEPPRNIIISGHTDNVPIRTARYESNWELSVMRAVEFMKIILKNEQLDPRWFSAKGFGEFQPVATNDTAEGKARNRRVEILILPRTSNNPGQ, encoded by the coding sequence ATGAGTAGGAGAAGGAAGAAGAAGCACCACGATGAGCATATGGATGAGTCCTGGCTGATTCCGTATGCGGACCTGCTCACCCTCCTTCTGGCACTTTTCATCGTGTTGTTTGCGATGAGTTCGGTCGATGCTGTCAAATTCCAGCAACTTTCAAAAGCGTTCAATGATGTTTTTGCCGGCGGGACCGGGGTGTTCGAGTTCCAGAGCCCTATGCCTGAAGGCCAAATGGAATCGCCTGATGAACGCAAGGAAGATGTTGAAAAGAATGACGAGGAAAAGGCCGATATGGCAAAAGATCAGATGGAGCTTCTCGCGATCCAGCAGAAGGTCAACTCCTATATAGAAGACAAAAAGCTGACTGATAAACTGGATACGAAGTTGACCGATGAGGGGCTGCTGCTGACAATCCGCGACAATGTCCTGTTTGAATCGGGACGGGCGGAGGTCCGTACTACCGATATCAACATTGCCAACGAAATCGCTGACTTGCTGGTCATGGAGCCTCCAAGGAATATCATCATCAGCGGACACACCGATAATGTGCCAATCAGGACTGCAAGATATGAATCGAACTGGGAACTGAGCGTCATGAGGGCCGTCGAATTCATGAAGATCATCTTGAAAAATGAACAGCTTGACCCGCGCTGGTTCAGCGCAAAAGGATTCGGTGAATTCCAGCCAGTCGCCACGAACGACACAGCAGAAGGCAAGGCAAGGAACCGCCGGGTAGAAATTCTGATTCTTCCGCGGACAAGCAATAATCCGGGACAATAA
- a CDS encoding MFS transporter, protein MNKLKNYYRQFHPIVWVLLSGTVLARGSAFATLPFLAIYLSRNLDLHPVLIGLTIGISPLSGVVGGFLGGHLSDRLGRKPVMIGSLFSMSLVYFGFMIAETPGWFIILNALNGLSGSFFEPTGQALIADLTEKSKRMRAFSLRYTAINIGASVGPLLGAYLAVVSAKSAFMVTGIMYFIYVLILALMMKKYDLGNQVVGGASKVTIASSLKIIGKDKALRYLILGTIIINFGYSQMESNVPQYLESSIANGVFVYSVMLSINAVMVVLLQMPISHFAERFQTMQVMMAGAVFLSAGMLTFGFVTGWYTGILAIVFITVGEILIFPSSSYLVDQLATDELRGTYFGAAQFRKIGHFIGPIAGGYLLNEAGGTVLFSFIALAVLGSILFFIQGNKIFVKTAATVVKG, encoded by the coding sequence ATGAATAAACTTAAAAACTATTACCGGCAGTTCCATCCGATTGTATGGGTGCTGCTGAGCGGAACTGTTCTTGCAAGGGGTTCAGCATTCGCGACGCTTCCTTTCCTGGCCATTTACCTATCCAGGAATCTTGACTTGCACCCTGTATTGATCGGATTGACGATTGGGATCAGCCCATTATCAGGAGTGGTCGGCGGTTTCCTCGGCGGCCATTTATCTGACCGATTGGGACGCAAACCAGTCATGATTGGTTCATTGTTTTCGATGTCGCTCGTCTATTTTGGCTTTATGATTGCAGAGACACCGGGCTGGTTCATTATTCTTAATGCATTGAATGGTTTGAGCGGGTCATTTTTCGAACCGACCGGCCAGGCGCTGATTGCCGACCTGACGGAAAAAAGCAAGCGGATGAGGGCATTTTCTCTGAGATATACCGCGATCAATATCGGAGCTTCGGTCGGACCGTTGCTGGGCGCCTATCTCGCAGTGGTTTCAGCCAAATCGGCTTTCATGGTGACAGGGATCATGTATTTCATTTATGTACTGATTCTGGCACTGATGATGAAAAAATACGACCTGGGTAATCAGGTAGTTGGAGGGGCCAGTAAAGTAACGATTGCCAGCTCCCTTAAGATCATTGGCAAAGATAAAGCATTAAGGTATTTGATATTAGGAACCATCATCATTAATTTTGGATACTCCCAAATGGAGTCGAATGTTCCGCAATATCTTGAGTCTTCGATTGCAAATGGAGTATTCGTATATTCTGTGATGCTGTCCATCAATGCAGTCATGGTCGTCCTGTTGCAGATGCCGATCAGCCACTTTGCAGAAAGATTCCAAACGATGCAGGTGATGATGGCAGGAGCAGTCTTCCTATCAGCGGGCATGCTGACATTCGGGTTTGTAACAGGTTGGTACACTGGCATACTGGCCATTGTCTTTATTACAGTAGGGGAAATTCTCATCTTCCCATCAAGCAGCTATCTCGTCGACCAGCTCGCAACAGATGAGCTTCGCGGAACCTATTTCGGAGCCGCGCAGTTCCGGAAAATTGGCCACTTTATCGGTCCGATTGCCGGAGGTTATTTATTGAATGAAGCAGGTGGAACCGTGTTATTCTCGTTCATCGCTTTGGCAGTGCTCGGAAGTATCTTGTTCTTCATTCAGGGAAACAAAATATTTGTAAAAACAGCAGCAACAGTCGTGAAGGGATGA
- a CDS encoding IS1182 family transposase produces the protein MLSKNNPIQRDQLEMVALDQLVPQEHLVRKMEAALDFTFIYELVKDVYSEVGRPSIDPVILIKLTFIQYTFGIRSMRQTIAEVETNMAYRWFLGYGFHDKVPHFSTFGKNYERRFKDTDLFEQIFYRILKTAADKKLISAEHVFIDSTHVKASANKHKFEKKVVRKETRAYQEKLQEEINLDREDHGKKPFPPDKFDKEESKEIKESTTDPESGYYVKDERTKQFAYSFHAASDRNGFVLGTIVTPGNTHDSLILEPLVEQVIEKVGKPKAVAADAAYKTPAITKFLMENEMTPALPYTRPRTKDGFFRKYDYVYDEFYDCYLCPAGEILKYSTTTKEGYREYKSPKHICATCPFLAQCTESKDHQKVVTRHIWQEYVEETDHLRHKQEVKEIYAKRKETIERVFADAKEKHGMRWTTLRGLKKLSMQAMLTFAALNLKKMANWTWRSPVMA, from the coding sequence ATGCTTTCGAAAAATAATCCAATCCAACGAGATCAATTAGAAATGGTTGCTTTAGACCAACTGGTTCCTCAGGAACATTTAGTCCGCAAGATGGAAGCAGCCCTTGATTTTACTTTCATCTATGAATTGGTGAAGGATGTGTATTCGGAAGTAGGGCGCCCAAGCATTGACCCTGTGATTTTAATTAAACTTACCTTCATTCAATATACCTTTGGCATCCGTTCCATGCGCCAGACCATTGCCGAAGTAGAAACGAATATGGCCTACCGCTGGTTTTTAGGTTATGGATTCCATGATAAAGTGCCCCACTTCTCCACCTTCGGGAAGAATTACGAACGCCGTTTTAAAGATACCGATTTGTTTGAACAGATCTTCTATCGAATTCTTAAGACCGCAGCTGATAAGAAACTTATTAGTGCTGAACATGTCTTTATTGATTCAACCCATGTAAAAGCAAGTGCGAATAAGCATAAATTCGAGAAGAAAGTGGTGCGTAAGGAAACACGAGCGTATCAGGAGAAACTCCAGGAAGAAATCAATTTGGATCGGGAAGACCATGGGAAGAAGCCATTTCCTCCTGATAAATTTGATAAGGAAGAGTCAAAGGAAATCAAGGAAAGCACGACCGATCCGGAGAGTGGATACTACGTCAAAGACGAGCGCACAAAACAGTTTGCCTACTCCTTTCATGCGGCATCAGACCGTAACGGATTTGTCCTGGGGACAATTGTTACACCTGGTAACACGCATGACAGCCTGATTCTTGAGCCACTGGTAGAACAAGTGATAGAGAAAGTCGGAAAGCCCAAAGCCGTTGCGGCCGACGCAGCCTATAAAACTCCAGCTATTACGAAGTTCCTGATGGAAAACGAAATGACTCCGGCTTTGCCTTATACACGACCGCGAACGAAGGACGGATTCTTCCGTAAATATGACTATGTATATGACGAATTCTACGACTGTTATTTGTGTCCTGCCGGTGAGATCCTGAAGTATTCGACCACCACAAAAGAGGGGTATCGTGAATATAAATCCCCAAAACACATCTGTGCAACCTGCCCGTTTTTAGCGCAATGTACAGAAAGCAAGGATCATCAAAAGGTGGTAACTCGCCATATCTGGCAGGAGTATGTGGAAGAAACGGACCACTTGAGGCACAAGCAGGAAGTAAAAGAAATCTATGCGAAGCGTAAGGAAACCATAGAGCGCGTATTCGCAGATGCAAAAGAAAAGCATGGCATGCGTTGGACAACCCTAAGGGGGCTTAAAAAATTGTCGATGCAGGCGATGCTTACTTTCGCTGCCTTGAACTTGAAGAAGATGGCCAACTGGACTTGGAGAAGTCCAGTAATGGCCTAA
- the nosD gene encoding nitrous oxide reductase family maturation protein NosD — MWRLKKPLAIIFFLLLLFIPMNTFAEEFKVERGQSIQRAVEGARNGDTILVAPGVYKESLMINKEIYIKGEKGTIIDGGGNGNVIMVTASNVVIEGLTIQNSGSGQEDSGIYIKKAHRNVIQNNTLKDVQNGIYIANSNENQILGNSITSNESHFSKRGNGIHMFKGDGHLLKENEIVNVQDGIYFDFTKGIKVLDNHVSESRYGMHFMFSEEILAERNHVEKNVTGLMVMDSAGIDFIENKVTDQFHFRGYGILIYETKDVLVEGNEILRNSTGLSLEYGADTQVNRNQIAANQVGLEFMGKNENNTFTENNFIGNVVPSKISGEDMRLDDGVKGNYWDDYSSFDLSGDGVGEEAYKAGSLYDRLLRKQPYWQFFFESPSIKLWTKAEALFPSFGTADVYDARPLVEPVAMLQEAQHHSKDRMVPGLIGILFILLSIFVIVKGRKLS; from the coding sequence ATGTGGAGGCTGAAAAAGCCGCTTGCCATCATTTTCTTTTTGCTTCTATTATTCATCCCTATGAATACCTTTGCTGAGGAGTTCAAAGTGGAGCGCGGCCAATCAATCCAGAGAGCTGTAGAAGGTGCCAGAAATGGGGATACCATCCTTGTCGCTCCAGGAGTATATAAAGAAAGTCTGATGATCAATAAGGAAATCTATATAAAAGGAGAAAAGGGGACCATCATTGATGGGGGTGGAAATGGGAATGTCATCATGGTGACAGCTTCAAATGTGGTTATTGAAGGACTCACCATCCAGAATAGCGGCTCTGGTCAGGAGGACAGCGGAATCTATATTAAAAAAGCTCACCGAAATGTAATCCAGAACAATACTTTAAAAGATGTCCAGAATGGAATTTATATAGCGAACAGCAATGAAAATCAGATACTAGGAAACAGCATTACAAGCAATGAATCTCATTTTTCCAAGCGTGGGAACGGCATCCATATGTTCAAGGGTGACGGCCATTTGCTGAAAGAAAATGAGATTGTGAATGTCCAGGATGGTATATATTTTGATTTTACGAAAGGCATCAAGGTGCTTGATAACCACGTCAGCGAATCACGCTATGGCATGCACTTTATGTTCAGTGAAGAAATCCTCGCGGAAAGGAACCATGTCGAAAAAAATGTGACAGGGCTCATGGTGATGGATTCTGCCGGCATTGATTTTATTGAAAACAAGGTGACGGACCAGTTTCATTTCCGGGGTTACGGTATCTTGATTTATGAAACAAAAGACGTACTCGTGGAGGGGAATGAAATTCTTCGGAACAGCACCGGACTCTCCCTGGAATATGGGGCCGATACTCAAGTCAACAGGAATCAGATTGCCGCAAATCAAGTTGGCCTGGAATTCATGGGCAAGAATGAAAATAATACGTTTACCGAAAATAATTTTATCGGAAATGTCGTCCCGTCCAAGATTTCAGGGGAGGATATGAGGCTTGATGATGGTGTGAAGGGTAATTATTGGGATGATTACAGCAGTTTTGACCTTTCAGGTGATGGTGTGGGAGAGGAAGCATACAAGGCAGGTTCCCTGTACGATCGCCTGTTGCGCAAGCAGCCGTACTGGCAATTCTTTTTTGAAAGTCCTTCAATCAAGCTGTGGACAAAGGCAGAAGCATTGTTTCCTTCTTTTGGGACAGCAGATGTGTATGATGCCCGCCCGCTAGTAGAACCAGTAGCCATGCTTCAGGAAGCACAACATCACAGCAAGGATCGGATGGTGCCTGGTTTAATAGGCATACTGTTCATTTTGTTATCGATATTTGTCATTGTGAAAGGAAGGAAACTGTCATGA
- a CDS encoding nitrous oxide reductase accessory protein NosL, with the protein MINKTGALLLMSAALISGCQNSTMEPEEINPEIDVCEVCNMGLAHEHFATEVVTADGEVYKFDDIGCMDEFVEMEAHLKEENAAKQYVRDVDTGEWVELEKAFHAYHPDFWTPMANGVVSFKDKESAEKYVKDQGMGEVLDYESLKKHEWSWEQ; encoded by the coding sequence ATGATTAATAAGACTGGAGCTTTATTGCTAATGTCGGCCGCGTTGATATCGGGCTGCCAAAACAGCACGATGGAACCAGAGGAAATCAACCCGGAAATTGATGTGTGTGAGGTGTGCAATATGGGTCTTGCCCATGAGCACTTTGCTACCGAGGTCGTCACTGCTGATGGGGAAGTTTATAAATTTGATGATATAGGATGTATGGATGAATTTGTGGAAATGGAGGCACATCTTAAGGAAGAAAATGCCGCAAAACAATACGTCCGTGATGTGGACACAGGAGAATGGGTCGAGCTTGAAAAAGCCTTCCATGCGTACCATCCTGATTTCTGGACGCCAATGGCAAATGGTGTTGTCAGTTTCAAGGACAAAGAGAGTGCGGAGAAGTACGTAAAAGACCAGGGAATGGGAGAAGTACTGGATTATGAGTCATTAAAGAAACATGAGTGGAGCTGGGAGCAATGA
- a CDS encoding ABC transporter permease — protein MRHIARQQMTLMMRSHWLAGFGLLFSSLAVMVAFLGNTGGTGFDGFNRMTASLLNINLLLIPLLSLLIGSLFLSGEKEDRGLMLLLTYPISPWAIILGKYAGLFIAVWSVLTFGYGSALLVIFFVGGGVSVSLLILFYLYSILLAAIFLSLAMMIGIIAKTRFQALGISLIVWAFLVLFYEFIIMGLSMFLMKQWLLPMLTVSIFLNPVELIRVQSILSLDGASVFGPRLYDLTIWADGLAGKMMFVLAVLLWTVLPVLFTVYRMKRGVSDE, from the coding sequence ATGAGGCACATCGCCAGGCAGCAAATGACCTTAATGATGAGAAGCCATTGGCTTGCAGGTTTTGGATTATTGTTCTCATCCCTGGCTGTGATGGTTGCGTTCCTTGGAAACACTGGCGGAACTGGATTTGACGGTTTTAACAGGATGACAGCCAGCTTGCTGAATATCAACTTGTTGCTGATTCCCTTGCTGTCATTGTTGATCGGCAGCTTATTCCTGTCAGGCGAAAAGGAAGACCGCGGGCTAATGCTGCTGCTGACCTATCCGATTTCCCCGTGGGCCATCATCCTTGGGAAGTATGCAGGATTATTTATTGCCGTCTGGTCCGTTTTGACATTTGGGTATGGCTCAGCCTTGCTCGTCATTTTCTTCGTCGGCGGAGGAGTCTCAGTTTCCTTGTTGATATTATTTTATCTATATTCGATCTTGCTAGCGGCAATCTTTCTGTCGCTGGCAATGATGATTGGCATAATCGCCAAAACACGATTCCAAGCACTGGGAATAAGCCTGATTGTCTGGGCTTTCCTTGTGCTTTTCTATGAATTTATCATTATGGGATTAAGCATGTTCCTGATGAAGCAGTGGCTGCTGCCAATGCTGACTGTGTCTATCTTTCTGAATCCGGTAGAGTTGATCAGAGTCCAGTCAATCTTGTCACTTGATGGAGCTTCTGTATTTGGACCGCGATTATATGACTTGACCATCTGGGCAGATGGATTGGCCGGGAAAATGATGTTTGTACTTGCCGTTTTGCTCTGGACGGTACTGCCTGTCCTCTTCACAGTGTACAGGATGAAACGGGGGGTTAGTGATGAATAG
- a CDS encoding ABC transporter ATP-binding protein, giving the protein MNSSEWIRIEGLAKHYSETKKITDIHFTINKPEIFALCGGNGAGKSTLIKMLTGMMKPTAGKILMDGKVIDPQNQGFKKLFSYMPDEMLFPRQLTGLEALTFFARLRGISGEKVVETLQQVGLFDVKNMQIKQYSKGMQQRLSLAQALLPDVPLRILDEPTNGLDPLWVYRFKEIVQEEKKQGRTIFFTTHILSLVEELADRAAFMQEGQLQYCDSVESLVQKNGIYTPLEKVFFH; this is encoded by the coding sequence ATGAATAGCAGCGAATGGATCAGAATAGAAGGACTGGCAAAACATTATAGTGAGACGAAAAAAATCACTGACATTCACTTCACCATCAACAAGCCTGAAATCTTTGCGCTTTGCGGCGGAAATGGCGCGGGTAAGAGTACGTTGATCAAGATGCTGACAGGGATGATGAAACCGACTGCTGGCAAGATCTTGATGGACGGAAAGGTCATTGACCCGCAAAACCAGGGATTCAAAAAGCTATTTTCCTATATGCCGGATGAAATGCTCTTTCCTCGCCAGCTGACAGGTTTGGAAGCCTTGACTTTTTTTGCGAGATTAAGAGGAATAAGTGGTGAGAAAGTCGTAGAAACACTGCAACAGGTTGGATTATTCGATGTGAAAAACATGCAAATCAAACAATACTCTAAAGGAATGCAGCAACGTCTTTCACTGGCACAGGCGCTGTTGCCGGATGTTCCTCTGCGTATCCTCGATGAGCCAACCAATGGTCTTGATCCATTGTGGGTATACCGCTTCAAGGAAATTGTCCAGGAAGAGAAAAAGCAGGGCAGGACAATTTTCTTTACTACCCATATCCTCAGTCTCGTCGAGGAATTGGCAGACAGGGCTGCGTTCATGCAGGAAGGGCAGCTGCAGTATTGTGATTCAGTAGAATCACTTGTACAAAAAAATGGAATCTATACACCTCTTGAAAAAGTGTTCTTTCATTAG
- a CDS encoding nitrous oxide reductase accessory protein NosL encodes MKKLFAVMIAFFLMIIVSACGDEAAENEQKDGQETAATEMKHEENDHDHGDGPHEPGANDVCAFCNMKVYDEADPMGVFTAQAKTKDGEYVFFDDSGCLLNITRRDDVEFEETWVRDYITSEWIDADSAIPVKADIKTPMKYGYAFFKENESAEKFISENNDKNPAMATWEQIDQVSKERYMKKMKMNNDSMDKNSDSMEKDSDMDGESEMHGDSEEDSGH; translated from the coding sequence ATGAAGAAATTATTTGCTGTCATGATAGCATTCTTTTTAATGATAATTGTTTCTGCTTGCGGAGATGAAGCAGCAGAAAATGAGCAGAAAGACGGACAGGAGACTGCCGCAACAGAGATGAAGCATGAGGAAAATGATCACGATCATGGAGATGGACCTCATGAACCTGGTGCCAATGATGTTTGTGCTTTCTGCAATATGAAGGTATACGACGAAGCTGATCCAATGGGAGTATTCACAGCTCAGGCTAAAACGAAAGACGGAGAATATGTATTCTTTGACGACTCCGGATGTTTATTGAATATCACACGTCGTGATGATGTGGAATTTGAAGAAACTTGGGTACGTGATTATATTACATCTGAATGGATCGATGCCGATTCCGCAATTCCTGTAAAAGCAGATATTAAAACACCTATGAAATACGGCTATGCTTTCTTCAAGGAGAATGAAAGCGCCGAAAAATTCATTTCAGAAAACAACGACAAGAATCCAGCAATGGCAACATGGGAGCAAATCGACCAAGTCTCAAAAGAACGCTACATGAAAAAAATGAAGATGAACAATGATAGCATGGATAAGAACAGCGATAGCATGGAAAAGGATAGCGATATGGATGGCGAAAGTGAAATGCATGGCGACAGCGAAGAGGATAGCGGCCATTAA
- a CDS encoding helix-turn-helix domain-containing protein translates to MKVGEKIKSLRLEKKYSISELSEKAKVSKSYLSYIERGIQENPSLQVLSRLADNLDTTVEYLMGQNNTNAFMKPVDEEWAGLVDEAIKNGISKEDFAYYLDFMKFTSRNKQDKQ, encoded by the coding sequence ATGAAGGTTGGCGAGAAAATTAAAAGCTTACGGCTTGAAAAAAAGTATTCTATTAGCGAGCTCTCTGAAAAAGCGAAGGTTTCTAAATCCTATCTCAGCTACATCGAAAGGGGAATCCAGGAAAATCCCTCTCTTCAGGTGCTTTCCAGGCTGGCAGACAATCTGGATACAACTGTGGAGTATTTGATGGGACAAAATAATACGAATGCTTTCATGAAGCCTGTTGATGAGGAATGGGCTGGACTCGTTGATGAAGCTATAAAAAACGGAATAAGCAAAGAAGACTTTGCTTATTATTTGGATTTCATGAAGTTTACAAGCAGGAATAAACAGGATAAACAATAA
- a CDS encoding anti-repressor SinI family protein: MIKEQVVFEELDTEWMQLLMEALEMGINKEEIREFLTKTKNS; this comes from the coding sequence TTGATTAAAGAGCAGGTAGTTTTTGAAGAATTGGATACAGAATGGATGCAGCTTTTAATGGAAGCATTGGAAATGGGAATCAACAAAGAAGAAATCAGGGAATTTTTAACGAAGACAAAAAATAGCTAG
- a CDS encoding helix-turn-helix domain-containing protein, which yields MIGERVKKLRQEKRMSLSELAEQAGVAKSYLSSLERNLQTNPSIQFLEKIAGVLNVPVDHLIHEQPDKENMDSDWVNLVKEAMDSGITKDQFREFLEFNKWRLHNK from the coding sequence GTGATTGGTGAACGCGTCAAAAAACTTCGACAAGAGAAAAGAATGTCCTTATCCGAATTGGCAGAACAAGCTGGCGTGGCAAAATCCTATTTAAGCTCACTGGAACGAAACCTTCAAACGAATCCTTCAATCCAATTTTTAGAAAAGATCGCTGGAGTACTGAATGTGCCAGTGGACCATCTGATCCATGAACAACCCGATAAAGAGAACATGGATTCAGACTGGGTCAATCTTGTAAAAGAAGCAATGGATTCCGGGATCACGAAGGACCAGTTCCGTGAGTTTCTTGAATTCAATAAATGGCGACTCCACAATAAATGA
- the treR gene encoding trehalose operon repressor has product MQKKYLLIYEEIAKQIQGGNYPPKTILPSENEFADMYQTSRETIRKALNLLAQNGFIQKIRGKGSLVLDLKRHQFPITGLISFKELAENMGGKAKTTVEDFTLELAGQEIARELNVDDDEKVWKVKRVRHIDEERVILDKDYLVERHVPGLSRQKCENSIFEYIEGQLEKKISFAKKEFTVEEPSAEDRELLDMQGFHAIVIVKNYIHFDDATLFQYTESRHRPDKFRFVDFARRMDTQSI; this is encoded by the coding sequence GTGCAGAAAAAGTATTTATTGATCTATGAAGAAATCGCGAAACAAATCCAGGGAGGAAATTATCCTCCTAAAACAATTTTGCCATCCGAAAATGAATTTGCGGACATGTATCAAACTTCTAGGGAAACCATCCGCAAAGCGCTGAATCTGCTTGCCCAAAATGGCTTCATCCAAAAAATCCGCGGCAAAGGTTCACTTGTACTCGATTTGAAAAGGCATCAGTTTCCGATTACTGGATTGATCAGTTTTAAAGAACTGGCAGAGAATATGGGCGGTAAGGCTAAAACGACGGTGGAGGATTTCACTCTCGAGCTGGCCGGCCAGGAAATTGCGCGGGAATTGAATGTTGATGATGATGAAAAGGTTTGGAAGGTAAAAAGAGTACGGCATATTGATGAAGAACGAGTGATTCTCGATAAGGATTACCTGGTAGAAAGGCATGTGCCAGGGCTGTCACGCCAGAAATGCGAGAACTCGATATTTGAGTACATTGAAGGGCAGCTTGAGAAGAAAATCAGCTTTGCAAAGAAAGAATTCACCGTGGAGGAGCCGAGCGCCGAAGACCGTGAACTTCTCGATATGCAAGGATTCCATGCAATCGTCATCGTGAAGAACTATATCCATTTTGATGATGCCACTCTGTTTCAATATACTGAGTCAAGGCACCGTCCCGACAAGTTCCGGTTCGTTGATTTTGCCAGGCGTATGGATACTCAATCTATATAA
- a CDS encoding late competence development ComFB family protein, producing the protein MNFSYVNVMEEVVSTLVNVLMMSPDYQTFCNCQKCRNDIIAISLNTLPSHYVTTEDGRKMVYEQLNTQENRAWINKRIISAIHLVGKYPKH; encoded by the coding sequence ATGAACTTTAGTTATGTCAATGTAATGGAAGAGGTCGTTTCTACGCTTGTCAATGTGCTGATGATGAGCCCGGATTACCAGACTTTCTGCAATTGCCAGAAGTGCCGGAACGATATCATCGCCATCAGCCTGAACACTCTTCCAAGTCACTATGTCACTACAGAAGACGGCCGGAAGATGGTCTATGAACAGCTTAATACCCAGGAAAACAGAGCCTGGATCAATAAAAGGATCATCAGTGCCATACATCTTGTCGGAAAGTATCCGAAGCATTAA
- a CDS encoding type 1 glutamine amidotransferase domain-containing protein: MGKKIACLITDLFEDVEYLEPSRAFTEAGHEVMTIEKEKGKTVKGKQGKAEVKIDESIDNVKPEDFDALFIPGGFSPDQLREDERFVEFAKYFMDEKKPVFAICHGPQLLLTAKTLEGRGATGYKSIRVDMEYAGAKYMDKEVVVCCNQLVTSREPKDIPAFNREALKVLEK; this comes from the coding sequence ATGGGTAAAAAAATTGCCTGTTTAATAACCGATCTATTTGAAGATGTGGAGTATCTTGAGCCTTCACGCGCTTTTACAGAAGCCGGACATGAAGTTATGACAATTGAAAAAGAAAAAGGGAAGACAGTAAAAGGCAAGCAAGGCAAAGCAGAGGTCAAGATCGACGAAAGCATCGACAACGTCAAGCCGGAAGATTTCGATGCACTGTTCATACCAGGCGGCTTCTCCCCTGACCAGCTTCGTGAGGACGAGCGGTTCGTGGAATTCGCCAAGTATTTCATGGATGAGAAGAAACCGGTATTTGCGATATGCCATGGTCCACAGCTATTGCTGACAGCCAAGACTCTCGAAGGCCGAGGCGCAACAGGTTACAAGTCCATCCGCGTCGACATGGAATACGCCGGAGCGAAATACATGGACAAGGAAGTCGTCGTCTGCTGCAACCAGTTGGTGACCAGCAGAGAACCGAAAGATATTCCAGCGTTTAACCGTGAGGCTCTTAAAGTGTTGGAAAAATAA